One Fibrobacter sp. UWB16 DNA window includes the following coding sequences:
- a CDS encoding polysaccharide biosynthesis C-terminal domain-containing protein gives MDSIQNDQKFLLKSTAFNLIGTCLKVVGPVLTIVVARVFGKEIFGIYVSTQLFILTLCRIAVLGLDKGLHRHLPQNKVHNRAPYEGIAESLWVTVSIALGFSLVIWIGSFFNLQRVSSGLAMLSSLEISLFAMSIIPYTMISLFAGASEGNRHPQYKIFINDFAITALAPVIALLLHYTGVTDKYALPIGFFISNMLGMSTYLVLMNKQFPTIQWFIRKKIPAELLNFSLPLGFSEVVAAFLIRVDLWMVLALIGPEAAGVYAVMVTISNGLKTIRQSYGPILQPVVAGMSTDRLDTDLKPVFSYCVSMTTLIQLGIGFFIVLFPEQTMMIAGKSFVSKENPAAVLGILIIGNLLDGFWGLSGSVINGLGKSKFMLMMNIVSLALSLLLNRICIPIFGIAGAAISTVAYQIMQCIWMNLYLKKMGYWPYRKDLWIQGIWIVSLITCDYILNFVYDPPMVTKIIAAVIIAGLILLTFWKQGLAGQKYGKKSK, from the coding sequence ATGGATTCTATTCAGAATGACCAGAAGTTTTTGCTGAAAAGTACGGCGTTTAACCTTATTGGAACTTGCCTCAAAGTGGTGGGGCCGGTGCTTACGATTGTGGTGGCGCGCGTATTTGGCAAGGAAATTTTCGGTATTTATGTTTCGACCCAGTTGTTTATTTTGACGCTTTGCCGCATTGCTGTTCTTGGACTTGACAAGGGCTTGCATCGCCATCTGCCGCAAAATAAAGTTCACAACCGTGCGCCTTACGAAGGAATTGCCGAATCTCTGTGGGTGACCGTTTCGATTGCTCTTGGCTTTTCGCTTGTTATCTGGATCGGGTCGTTTTTCAACTTGCAGCGGGTTTCGTCTGGGCTTGCGATGCTTTCGTCGCTTGAGATTTCGCTTTTTGCGATGTCCATCATTCCTTACACCATGATTTCCCTTTTTGCAGGGGCATCTGAAGGGAATCGCCATCCGCAGTACAAGATTTTTATCAATGACTTTGCTATTACGGCGCTTGCTCCGGTGATTGCCTTGCTTTTGCATTACACGGGCGTTACAGACAAGTATGCGCTCCCGATTGGCTTCTTTATCTCGAATATGCTTGGCATGTCGACCTATCTGGTTCTCATGAATAAGCAGTTCCCGACAATCCAGTGGTTTATTCGCAAAAAAATTCCTGCGGAACTTTTGAATTTCTCCTTGCCGCTCGGATTTTCTGAAGTGGTGGCGGCGTTCTTGATTCGCGTGGACTTGTGGATGGTTCTTGCGCTGATTGGCCCTGAAGCGGCTGGCGTCTATGCGGTGATGGTGACGATTTCGAATGGACTAAAGACAATCCGTCAGAGCTATGGACCGATTTTGCAGCCCGTGGTTGCAGGGATGTCTACCGACAGGCTCGATACGGACTTGAAGCCGGTATTTTCGTATTGCGTTTCGATGACGACGTTGATCCAGCTTGGCATTGGATTTTTTATAGTGCTGTTCCCGGAGCAGACGATGATGATTGCTGGCAAATCGTTTGTGTCTAAGGAAAATCCGGCGGCGGTTCTTGGCATCCTCATTATCGGTAACTTGCTCGATGGTTTCTGGGGCTTGTCCGGTTCTGTTATCAATGGACTTGGGAAAAGCAAGTTCATGCTGATGATGAATATTGTTTCTTTGGCGTTGTCGCTCTTGCTGAACAGAATCTGCATCCCGATTTTTGGAATTGCCGGTGCTGCAATCTCTACGGTGGCATACCAGATTATGCAGTGCATCTGGATGAACCTTTACTTGAAAAAGATGGGCTATTGGCCGTATCGAAAGGATTTGTGGATTCAGGGCATCTGGATTGTATCGCTAATTACTTGCGATTACATCTTGAATTTTGTCTATGATCCGCCTATGGTGACAAAGATTATTGCCGCTGTCATTATTGCAGGGCTTATTCTTCTCACGTTCTGGAAGCAGGGCCTCGCCGGACAGAAGTACGGCAAAAAGTCGAAGTAG
- a CDS encoding UbiD family decarboxylase: MYKSLEQALLDLEKAGMLKRIHAEVDPHLEMAEIARENFRQGGPALLFEHVKGSKFRAACNIFGSDERFNFLFREGFEQTKTAVNFKANPVEFFKHATPAKLLRAMRAGISSLPKRSGSIKDFEECSLSDLPQLVSWPLDGGAFITLPQVATRPSENTSIMQTNVGMYRIQISGNEYIPNEECGLHYQIKRDIARHHQKALEEGRPLKVSIFIGGPPSHTFAAVMPMPENLSELLFAGMLGNHRFRYFEHDGYLVSSDADFCILGELEPGLKPEGPFGDHIGYYSGKHDFPCMRVQKVLCKKNAIFPFTVVGRPPQEDTLFGKFIHEITKPMVPASLPGVYGIHAVDDAGVHPLCLALGSEAFRPYASIEEREPMELLKTANALLGFNQASLTKYLLIAAKEDAAGISTDANAIANETAAGLDVNNVPAFFGHVLERVHFDRDLHFQTATTIDTLDYTGTSLNHGSKVVIAAAGTKIRELRNDPNDLKALALPHGFKNATIVMPGVLMIEGPAHLENGNETFREFKEALAHWEFRENYPWISIIDEGARNAGNGANANNILSDFLWLTFTRSDPAQDIYGLDEVVENKHWKCKAPLLIDARVKPQHQKPLTIPTEITEKAKRILKDAGVL, encoded by the coding sequence ATGTACAAGTCCCTCGAACAGGCCCTGCTGGATTTGGAAAAAGCGGGAATGCTCAAACGTATTCACGCCGAAGTCGATCCGCATTTAGAAATGGCCGAAATCGCGAGGGAAAATTTTAGGCAGGGTGGCCCAGCGCTCCTTTTTGAACATGTCAAGGGGAGCAAGTTCCGCGCCGCCTGTAACATTTTCGGAAGCGACGAAAGATTCAATTTTCTGTTCCGTGAAGGCTTTGAGCAGACAAAAACAGCTGTAAACTTCAAGGCAAATCCGGTCGAATTTTTCAAGCATGCCACGCCTGCGAAACTGCTGCGCGCCATGCGCGCCGGGATAAGCTCCCTGCCCAAACGCTCCGGTAGCATCAAGGACTTCGAAGAATGCAGCCTCAGCGACTTGCCTCAGCTGGTCAGCTGGCCGCTAGACGGCGGAGCGTTCATCACGCTCCCGCAAGTCGCCACACGCCCGAGTGAAAATACAAGCATCATGCAGACGAACGTAGGCATGTACCGCATCCAGATTTCGGGAAATGAATACATTCCGAACGAAGAATGCGGATTGCATTACCAGATCAAGCGAGACATCGCAAGGCACCACCAAAAAGCTCTCGAAGAAGGTCGCCCGCTCAAGGTGAGCATTTTCATTGGCGGGCCTCCATCGCACACATTTGCCGCCGTGATGCCCATGCCCGAGAACCTCTCGGAACTCTTGTTCGCAGGCATGCTCGGCAACCATCGTTTCCGTTACTTTGAACATGACGGTTACCTTGTCTCTAGCGATGCCGACTTTTGTATTTTAGGAGAACTCGAACCCGGTTTAAAGCCCGAAGGCCCATTTGGGGACCACATCGGTTATTATTCCGGCAAACACGATTTTCCTTGTATGAGAGTCCAAAAAGTGCTTTGCAAAAAGAATGCGATTTTCCCGTTCACGGTCGTCGGCCGCCCGCCCCAAGAAGATACGCTTTTTGGCAAGTTCATTCACGAAATCACAAAGCCGATGGTCCCCGCTTCGCTCCCGGGCGTTTACGGGATTCACGCGGTCGATGATGCTGGCGTACACCCGCTTTGCCTAGCGCTCGGATCAGAAGCGTTCCGGCCGTACGCGAGCATCGAAGAACGCGAGCCGATGGAACTTTTAAAGACGGCAAATGCGCTGCTCGGATTCAACCAGGCAAGTTTAACAAAGTATTTGCTCATTGCAGCAAAAGAAGACGCCGCGGGCATTTCTACTGACGCGAACGCCATCGCAAATGAAACAGCCGCAGGCCTCGATGTAAACAACGTTCCCGCGTTCTTCGGACACGTTCTCGAACGTGTCCATTTCGACCGCGATTTGCATTTCCAGACCGCGACGACCATCGACACGCTCGACTACACCGGCACAAGCCTCAACCACGGTTCCAAAGTCGTGATTGCCGCTGCCGGCACAAAGATTCGCGAACTCCGCAACGATCCGAATGATTTAAAAGCGCTTGCACTCCCGCATGGATTCAAGAACGCAACCATCGTGATGCCCGGCGTGCTCATGATCGAAGGCCCGGCGCATCTCGAGAACGGCAACGAAACATTCCGCGAGTTCAAAGAAGCCCTCGCCCACTGGGAATTCCGCGAAAACTACCCCTGGATTTCCATCATCGACGAAGGCGCCCGAAATGCCGGCAACGGCGCAAACGCAAACAACATCTTGAGCGATTTCCTCTGGCTCACGTTTACGCGTTCTGACCCCGCCCAAGATATTTACGGTCTCGATGAAGTTGTCGAGAACAAGCACTGGAAATGCAAGGCGCCCTTGCTTATCGATGCACGCGTCAAGCCGCAGCATCAAAAGCCGCTGACGATTCCAACCGAGATTACCGAAAAGGCAAAAAGAATTCTCAAAGACGCAGGAGTTTTATAA
- a CDS encoding glycoside hydrolase family 57 protein, with protein sequence MAKPGRVHLLLHAHLPFVREPSFDRFLEENWFFEAMAETYLPIIQMLNRLEEKGVPGTLNFSVSSALLAMLTDKLLLTRFSAHLHKQLELIEREKVRFQGNSELMEVVDFYYRRQLALINTWERDCGCEIVPALKRLEQIGKINLLTCVGTHPFLPAYQNDVEAIRLQLKITVRAFEDAFGKKPRGLWLPECGYFEGLDAILAEYGFKYFFLETHGVLLAKPAPKYGVFSPVKTPAGLYCMGREQSSSMEVWSRKTGYPGHPEYREFFKDIAHERESEYLGDYFLAAGAHIETGLKYYRITGSEDKKIYRPWNALRLVEDHARLFVANREATVSSLLPNMDGNKVSILCPYDAELFGHWWFEGPLFIEKMFERAASSNVVEMASLEDSIREPADKDVHKPIFSSWGEGGFGEVWMNDEVAFLYPMFFRMRKMMDDLKLRISKVAGKASGSAVGNARGSKAAMAKRFLAQMARELVLFQASDWAFMIHNNSAADYARARLNGHYENVCALYKEAVKANPDTKLLKKLEQKNNLFPFIGECL encoded by the coding sequence ATGGCGAAGCCTGGTCGTGTACATCTTTTGCTTCACGCACATTTGCCTTTTGTGCGTGAACCCTCTTTTGACCGGTTCTTGGAAGAGAACTGGTTTTTTGAGGCTATGGCGGAGACGTATTTGCCCATCATCCAGATGCTCAACCGTCTGGAAGAAAAGGGTGTGCCAGGCACTCTCAATTTTAGCGTTTCTTCGGCGCTTTTAGCGATGCTAACGGATAAGCTTTTGCTTACCCGTTTTTCGGCGCATTTGCACAAACAGCTTGAACTGATTGAACGCGAAAAAGTCCGTTTCCAGGGCAATTCCGAGCTTATGGAAGTGGTGGATTTTTATTACCGCAGGCAGCTTGCGCTCATCAATACCTGGGAGCGCGATTGCGGTTGTGAAATTGTACCTGCGTTAAAGCGCTTGGAGCAGATTGGAAAAATCAACTTGCTCACGTGCGTGGGGACGCACCCGTTTTTGCCTGCGTACCAGAACGATGTCGAAGCGATCCGCTTGCAGCTGAAGATTACAGTCCGCGCTTTCGAAGATGCTTTTGGCAAAAAGCCTCGTGGATTGTGGCTTCCGGAATGTGGCTATTTTGAAGGCTTGGATGCGATTCTTGCAGAATATGGATTCAAGTATTTCTTCCTGGAAACGCATGGCGTGCTCTTGGCAAAGCCTGCGCCAAAGTATGGCGTGTTCTCGCCGGTCAAGACTCCGGCTGGGCTTTATTGCATGGGCCGTGAACAGAGCAGTTCCATGGAAGTCTGGAGCCGCAAAACGGGTTACCCGGGGCATCCGGAATATCGTGAGTTCTTTAAGGACATTGCTCACGAACGCGAGAGCGAGTATCTAGGCGATTACTTCTTGGCGGCGGGCGCACATATCGAAACGGGCCTCAAGTATTACCGCATCACGGGAAGCGAAGACAAGAAGATTTATCGCCCGTGGAATGCGCTACGTCTTGTTGAAGACCACGCGCGACTTTTTGTCGCCAATCGCGAAGCGACTGTGTCGAGCTTGCTTCCGAACATGGATGGCAATAAGGTCTCGATTCTTTGCCCGTACGATGCCGAACTTTTTGGACATTGGTGGTTCGAAGGTCCGCTGTTCATCGAGAAAATGTTTGAACGCGCGGCAAGCTCGAACGTGGTCGAAATGGCTTCTCTTGAAGATTCGATTCGCGAGCCTGCGGATAAAGACGTTCACAAACCGATTTTCTCATCTTGGGGCGAGGGCGGCTTTGGTGAAGTCTGGATGAACGATGAAGTCGCTTTCCTGTACCCGATGTTCTTTAGAATGCGTAAGATGATGGACGATTTGAAGTTGCGCATTTCTAAAGTTGCAGGGAAGGCTTCAGGAAGTGCTGTTGGGAATGCGCGCGGTTCAAAGGCTGCGATGGCGAAGCGCTTCTTGGCACAGATGGCGCGCGAACTCGTGCTGTTCCAGGCTTCGGACTGGGCGTTCATGATTCATAACAATTCGGCTGCAGATTATGCTCGCGCCCGTTTGAACGGACATTATGAAAATGTCTGTGCGCTTTATAAAGAAGCGGTGAAGGCTAATCCCGACACGAAATTGCTCAAAAAGCTAGAACAAAAGAATAACTTGTTCCCGTTCATAGGTGAATGCCTATAA
- a CDS encoding DUF4912 domain-containing protein, with product MATKKNEEKVKKTAAKKTASTKVSEKKTVAKKATAEKTQAATKKAPAEKKVVAKKPSATIEKVAAKAAPAKKTVKAKAEKAEKPAAKTATKTAKVSAKTEMSVAAAKKVVKAATKAKKVEVEVVETPKAKVAKSAAPEALSQSFDAEYLVLMQKDPNWMQAFWEVSEERIKAAKKGKGKLVLRLFDISNDLTVKRNKKLKFHDIEVPADARSWYVENKATQNCAAALGVVAAGKFEPLVEAGPMQTFTLEGSEVNTDNVFVRASLGGATLGGFGSSGLSSMSAKNWLESLSSSSGSMFSGALSSAALKSNKLELPKDSVNYGKDFFLWVKTRLIVYGGTRPDAHLQVRGEPFPLNPDGTFSFEEDLPDVTKIIPVFATDKDGDFPTTIVPIVVKRTE from the coding sequence ATGGCTACTAAGAAGAATGAAGAGAAAGTAAAGAAGACCGCCGCTAAGAAGACGGCTTCGACAAAAGTTTCTGAAAAGAAGACTGTAGCCAAGAAGGCTACAGCAGAAAAGACGCAGGCAGCTACAAAGAAAGCTCCTGCCGAAAAGAAGGTTGTCGCCAAGAAGCCTAGCGCAACGATTGAAAAGGTTGCTGCTAAGGCTGCTCCGGCAAAGAAGACTGTGAAGGCTAAGGCTGAAAAGGCCGAAAAACCGGCTGCAAAGACTGCAACAAAGACCGCTAAGGTTTCTGCGAAGACGGAAATGTCTGTTGCCGCTGCTAAGAAGGTCGTGAAGGCTGCAACGAAGGCCAAGAAGGTCGAAGTTGAAGTTGTAGAAACTCCGAAGGCTAAGGTTGCAAAATCTGCTGCTCCGGAAGCTCTGTCGCAATCCTTTGATGCCGAATACCTCGTGCTCATGCAAAAGGATCCGAACTGGATGCAAGCCTTCTGGGAAGTTTCTGAAGAACGCATCAAGGCCGCCAAGAAGGGCAAGGGCAAGCTCGTGCTCCGCCTGTTCGACATCTCGAACGACTTGACCGTGAAGCGCAACAAGAAGCTCAAGTTCCACGATATCGAAGTTCCGGCAGACGCCCGTAGCTGGTACGTGGAAAACAAGGCAACGCAGAACTGCGCTGCTGCTCTTGGCGTTGTTGCCGCTGGCAAGTTTGAACCGCTCGTCGAAGCTGGTCCGATGCAGACGTTCACGCTCGAAGGTTCCGAAGTGAATACGGACAACGTATTTGTCCGCGCTTCCCTCGGCGGGGCAACTCTCGGTGGCTTTGGCAGCTCGGGACTTTCTTCGATGTCTGCAAAGAACTGGCTTGAATCGCTTTCGAGCTCTTCGGGCTCCATGTTCTCTGGCGCACTTTCTAGTGCCGCTCTCAAGAGCAACAAGCTTGAACTCCCGAAGGATTCCGTGAACTACGGCAAGGACTTCTTCTTGTGGGTGAAGACCCGCTTGATCGTCTACGGTGGCACGCGTCCGGATGCGCACTTGCAGGTGCGTGGCGAACCGTTCCCGCTCAACCCGGATGGCACCTTCAGCTTTGAAGAAGACCTCCCGGACGTGACGAAGATTATCCCTGTCTTTGCGACCGATAAGGATGGCGATTTCCCGACGACAATCGTCCCGATCGTGGTGAAGCGCACGGAATAA
- the thrC gene encoding threonine synthase, protein MSQFNAHFRNINGDDTYPLTDVIYRSKVDGSLLEVEHDRAALASRSPEEWKKLFAERRMSFKPEDMSGIWSKREMVLPDIPVEDIVTMREGWSPLFDAAPLAKELGIGSLKVKLCGNSHTGSFKDLGMTVLVSQVNHIIKKGIHPIDAVACASTGDTSAALSAYCAKAGIPSIVFLPAGKTSTAQLIQPISNGSIVLALDTDFDGCMKIVQEVTKDNRIYLANSMNSLRVEGQKTISPEICQELGWTVPDTVIIPGGNLGNVSALAKGFEDCKAMGLIDRIPRIIVAQAENANPFYQAYERGFDKLVPVQAKKTLASAIQIGNPVSYPKAVRAIQKTNGMVVSVSEEELANAAHRGDRIGLYCCPHTGVALGALEKLVAAGKIAKDENVVVISTAHGLKFTEFKVGYHEQKLENIASKYANPVFKAPAEIGAVMDILTKEMAARRR, encoded by the coding sequence ATGTCTCAGTTTAACGCTCATTTTAGAAACATCAACGGCGACGATACCTACCCGCTGACCGACGTCATTTACCGCAGCAAGGTGGACGGTAGCCTGCTCGAAGTCGAACACGACCGCGCAGCACTCGCCAGCCGCAGCCCGGAAGAATGGAAGAAGCTCTTTGCCGAACGCCGCATGAGCTTTAAGCCCGAAGACATGAGCGGTATCTGGAGCAAGCGCGAAATGGTGCTCCCGGATATTCCGGTCGAAGACATCGTCACCATGCGCGAAGGCTGGAGCCCGCTCTTTGACGCAGCCCCGCTCGCCAAGGAACTCGGCATCGGAAGCCTCAAGGTGAAGCTCTGCGGCAACTCCCACACGGGTTCTTTCAAGGACCTCGGCATGACGGTTCTCGTGAGCCAGGTGAATCACATCATCAAGAAGGGCATCCACCCGATTGACGCCGTCGCTTGCGCTTCTACCGGAGATACCTCTGCAGCCCTCAGCGCTTACTGCGCCAAGGCAGGCATTCCCTCCATCGTGTTCCTCCCGGCCGGCAAGACCAGCACTGCACAGCTCATCCAGCCAATCTCTAACGGCAGCATCGTGCTCGCTCTCGACACCGACTTTGACGGTTGCATGAAGATCGTTCAGGAAGTCACGAAGGACAACCGCATTTACCTCGCCAACTCCATGAACAGCCTCCGCGTCGAAGGCCAGAAGACAATTTCTCCGGAAATCTGCCAGGAACTCGGCTGGACGGTGCCTGACACCGTGATTATCCCGGGCGGCAACCTCGGTAACGTGAGCGCTCTCGCCAAGGGCTTCGAAGACTGCAAGGCTATGGGCCTCATCGACCGCATCCCGCGCATCATCGTCGCTCAGGCCGAAAACGCCAATCCGTTCTACCAGGCATACGAACGTGGCTTCGACAAGCTCGTTCCGGTTCAGGCCAAGAAGACTCTCGCATCTGCCATCCAGATCGGCAACCCGGTTAGCTATCCGAAGGCCGTTCGCGCTATCCAGAAGACCAACGGCATGGTTGTAAGTGTCTCTGAAGAAGAACTCGCCAACGCAGCCCACCGCGGCGACCGCATCGGTCTCTACTGCTGCCCGCACACGGGTGTCGCTCTCGGCGCTCTCGAAAAGCTCGTCGCCGCAGGCAAGATTGCAAAGGACGAAAACGTCGTCGTCATCAGCACGGCTCACGGCCTCAAGTTCACGGAATTCAAGGTCGGCTATCACGAACAGAAGCTCGAAAACATCGCAAGCAAGTACGCAAACCCGGTGTTCAAGGCCCCTGCCGAAATCGGTGCCGTCATGGACATCCTCACGAAGGAAATGGCTGCAAGACGCCGCTAA
- the mutL gene encoding DNA mismatch repair endonuclease MutL: MAEIHLLSDEIINKIAAGEVIERPASAVKELIENAIDAGATRIQVQIEQGGKKKIQVTDNGKGMGAADLDLCYLRHTTSKLTKADDLFHLHTNGFRGEAVASIAAVSKLTITSATQEGESGRIVVKGGEVIEKEDIQASRGTTFLVEDLFYNTPVRRTFLGSETSECSRILDIVLKTAISHPEIRFDYKVGDRTVFTGVPGELRSRIAEAIGSKVAKGLLPVDYTEAGVHVTGYISPTTETNGKRNHQFLFMRNRPIENKMVSKAVSQAYEPYGAQCKPVTVLFLDMPDMEFDINVHPAKREVRFANGNLVFLVVTHAIRDTFTKDLEAHSPIIDLSDEFMGSPAPAAAPAVKSEMPGTFEMPAQPQNDLPWENPFQQAKPYAAQTQQPSFASKPFAQPAKPATALSDKKSKYDVSDDVQDLFSLPEYGKIISLEPDHSKPAPPPETPWAPPSFFQIANTYIAGEDSNGLLIIDQHAAHTRVLFEQAMESLQNNIMQDSQELLFPELIDLSKQEKEIFRNVDEQLRKLGFFVEPFGGDTYQIRSIPSALPLSRAAKAVHDFLNDVDENDTKNDMVKFQEAIAKSWAKTNAYQAGDKLKPEEITALVGQLMITQDPLKSPFGSPTLMRLTLEELSKKFRH; the protein is encoded by the coding sequence ATGGCTGAAATTCACCTTTTATCCGATGAAATCATCAATAAAATTGCTGCTGGCGAGGTCATTGAGCGCCCTGCATCGGCTGTCAAGGAACTTATAGAGAACGCAATCGACGCCGGAGCAACCCGAATTCAAGTCCAGATTGAACAAGGTGGAAAGAAAAAAATCCAAGTCACAGACAACGGTAAGGGCATGGGAGCCGCCGATTTGGATCTATGCTACCTCCGTCATACTACATCCAAACTAACAAAAGCAGACGACTTATTCCACCTCCATACAAATGGTTTCCGCGGTGAAGCAGTCGCCTCCATCGCAGCCGTTTCGAAGCTGACCATCACTAGCGCCACGCAAGAAGGCGAAAGCGGTCGCATCGTTGTGAAGGGTGGCGAAGTTATCGAAAAAGAAGATATCCAGGCAAGCCGTGGCACCACATTCCTCGTCGAAGACCTGTTCTACAACACGCCCGTGCGCCGCACGTTCCTCGGCAGTGAAACGTCCGAGTGCTCCCGCATTTTAGACATCGTATTAAAGACCGCCATTTCGCACCCGGAAATCCGTTTTGACTATAAAGTTGGCGATAGGACGGTCTTCACTGGCGTTCCCGGAGAACTCCGCAGCCGCATCGCCGAAGCCATCGGCTCCAAGGTCGCCAAGGGGCTGCTCCCCGTTGATTACACCGAAGCAGGCGTCCATGTGACAGGCTATATCTCGCCCACGACCGAAACGAACGGCAAACGCAACCACCAGTTCCTTTTCATGAGGAACCGTCCCATCGAAAACAAGATGGTGAGCAAGGCCGTTTCGCAAGCATACGAGCCGTATGGAGCGCAGTGCAAGCCCGTAACGGTACTGTTCTTGGACATGCCGGACATGGAATTCGACATCAACGTGCACCCGGCCAAGCGTGAAGTCCGTTTCGCGAACGGGAACTTGGTGTTCCTTGTCGTCACGCACGCCATCCGCGATACGTTTACTAAGGATTTGGAAGCGCACTCCCCCATCATCGACTTGAGCGATGAATTTATGGGAAGCCCGGCACCTGCAGCAGCTCCGGCCGTAAAGTCCGAGATGCCGGGAACTTTCGAGATGCCGGCACAGCCGCAAAACGACTTGCCATGGGAAAATCCGTTCCAGCAGGCAAAGCCATACGCGGCGCAAACCCAGCAGCCAAGTTTTGCAAGCAAGCCATTCGCTCAACCGGCAAAACCGGCAACAGCGCTTTCGGACAAAAAGTCTAAATACGACGTAAGCGACGATGTTCAGGATCTCTTTTCGCTCCCTGAATACGGCAAGATTATTTCGTTGGAACCCGACCACAGTAAGCCTGCTCCGCCTCCCGAGACGCCGTGGGCGCCGCCCTCGTTCTTCCAGATTGCAAACACGTATATCGCCGGCGAAGATTCCAATGGTCTATTGATTATCGACCAGCACGCTGCCCACACGCGAGTGCTCTTTGAACAGGCCATGGAATCGCTCCAGAACAACATCATGCAAGATAGCCAGGAACTCCTGTTCCCGGAACTCATCGACCTTTCCAAGCAAGAGAAAGAAATATTCCGAAACGTCGATGAGCAATTGCGCAAGCTCGGATTCTTTGTCGAGCCGTTTGGCGGGGATACCTACCAGATCCGCTCGATTCCAAGCGCACTCCCGCTTTCGCGTGCCGCCAAAGCGGTTCACGACTTCTTGAACGATGTCGACGAAAACGACACCAAGAATGACATGGTCAAGTTCCAGGAAGCGATTGCGAAATCCTGGGCAAAGACAAATGCTTACCAGGCAGGCGACAAGCTCAAGCCCGAAGAAATCACGGCACTCGTCGGCCAGTTGATGATTACGCAGGATCCGCTCAAGTCCCCGTTCGGGAGCCCGACGCTCATGCGCTTAACGCTTGAGGAACTGAGCAAGAAATTCAGACACTAG
- a CDS encoding lipid-A-disaccharide synthase encodes MQNVNEENSPYILFCAGEDSGDMIGAEMVSTAVQQGFKVIGLGGPLMQEKGLQPLWDYNELPVSGVGDVVPKYFSLKNVFEVLSDAAESRKCLGIVAIDYPGFNMKLARLAKKWGKPMLYVAPPQVWAWKSKRASLFKQANNIRLAVFFDIEAKAYQQMGVETVRIKHPIAGWVYDQVEPRSDMLLLPGSRRDSALRNLPSFVKVAERYRNTWAERNSGPLPDVIVVASREHLEVPLLVALEKLYDGHLPSWLKVVVAPKVISERLNFYSAYSAALTSFGTSTLEMACVGIPFAACTMPDFLTYAMGKLMVKSEFLSLPNAIFGCGVTPEFIIRHKLNDRMADAIVDALFQQDIGSADEIALRLRKALDVGKTSSELVSEFLAQFLKR; translated from the coding sequence GTGCAAAACGTTAACGAAGAAAATTCTCCTTATATCCTCTTCTGTGCAGGAGAGGATTCCGGCGACATGATTGGCGCCGAGATGGTATCGACTGCCGTGCAGCAGGGCTTTAAGGTTATTGGCCTTGGCGGTCCGTTGATGCAGGAGAAAGGGCTCCAGCCCTTGTGGGACTACAACGAACTCCCGGTTTCGGGTGTGGGCGATGTGGTGCCGAAGTATTTCTCGTTAAAGAACGTTTTTGAAGTCTTGAGCGATGCCGCAGAATCTAGGAAATGCCTTGGCATTGTGGCAATTGACTATCCTGGGTTTAATATGAAGCTTGCACGCCTTGCGAAAAAGTGGGGCAAGCCCATGCTTTATGTGGCGCCTCCGCAGGTCTGGGCGTGGAAATCCAAGCGGGCAAGCCTCTTTAAGCAAGCTAACAATATCCGTTTGGCGGTGTTCTTTGATATCGAAGCGAAGGCCTACCAGCAGATGGGGGTCGAAACGGTTCGTATCAAGCATCCGATTGCAGGCTGGGTTTATGACCAGGTTGAACCGCGGTCTGATATGTTGCTTTTGCCGGGAAGCCGCCGTGATAGCGCCTTACGCAATTTGCCGTCTTTTGTAAAGGTCGCCGAAAGGTATCGCAACACGTGGGCAGAACGCAATTCGGGACCGCTCCCGGATGTGATTGTCGTTGCTTCGCGTGAACATTTGGAAGTGCCTCTTTTGGTCGCGCTCGAAAAGCTTTATGATGGGCATTTGCCGAGCTGGCTGAAGGTTGTTGTCGCGCCAAAGGTTATTAGCGAACGCTTGAATTTCTATTCGGCATATTCGGCTGCGCTCACGTCGTTTGGAACGAGTACGCTTGAAATGGCCTGTGTCGGGATTCCGTTTGCGGCTTGTACGATGCCGGATTTCCTCACGTATGCAATGGGCAAGTTGATGGTCAAGTCCGAATTTCTGTCGCTTCCGAATGCGATTTTTGGCTGCGGCGTGACTCCGGAATTTATCATTCGCCATAAGCTGAACGACCGCATGGCCGATGCTATTGTCGATGCACTTTTCCAGCAAGATATTGGATCTGCAGACGAAATAGCCTTGCGTCTCCGCAAGGCTCTGGATGTCGGTAAGACTTCTAGCGAACTAGTGTCTGAATTTCTTGCTCAGTTCCTCAAGCGTTAA